In Archangium lipolyticum, the following are encoded in one genomic region:
- the egtD gene encoding L-histidine N(alpha)-methyltransferase, which yields MEMAWTGWGLERSPVRVEVHVRPGDARRALHLEVLAGLCEEDRPKELSPKWLYDERGSQLFDEITRLPEYYPTRREREILVAHAGDIAHASGADTLIELGSGSSEKTRLLLNAMRREGKLRRFVPFDVSEAFLRQAARTVAGEYPGLFVHAVVGDFERHLGRLPTGGRRLVAFLGGTIGNLKPVERARFYAELAAGLEPGEGLLLGTDLLKDRERLFAAYNDSAGVTAEFNRNVLKVLNRELGADFEPETFEHLAPFDEENGWVEMRLISTRAQAVRLPALGRYVNFAEGEVLRTEVSCKFRLEQVEAELAQAGLRLEERWTDAAGDFALSLALKR from the coding sequence ATGGAGATGGCGTGGACGGGGTGGGGGCTGGAGCGCTCACCGGTGCGGGTGGAGGTGCACGTACGGCCGGGGGACGCGCGGCGGGCGCTGCACCTGGAGGTACTGGCGGGGCTGTGCGAGGAGGACCGGCCCAAGGAGCTGTCGCCGAAGTGGCTCTATGACGAGCGCGGCAGCCAGCTCTTCGACGAGATTACGCGGCTGCCCGAGTACTACCCCACGCGGCGCGAGCGGGAGATTCTCGTGGCGCACGCGGGAGACATCGCCCATGCGAGCGGGGCGGACACGCTGATTGAATTGGGCAGCGGGAGCAGCGAGAAGACGCGGCTGCTGCTCAACGCGATGAGGCGGGAGGGGAAGCTGAGACGCTTCGTGCCCTTCGACGTGAGCGAGGCCTTCCTGAGACAGGCGGCGCGGACGGTGGCGGGCGAGTACCCGGGGCTGTTCGTGCACGCGGTGGTGGGGGACTTCGAGCGGCACCTGGGGCGGCTGCCGACGGGAGGCCGGAGGCTGGTGGCGTTCCTCGGGGGAACCATCGGCAACCTGAAGCCGGTGGAGCGGGCGCGCTTCTACGCGGAGCTGGCCGCGGGGCTGGAGCCGGGCGAGGGACTGCTGCTGGGGACGGATCTGCTCAAGGACCGGGAGCGGCTGTTCGCGGCGTACAACGACAGCGCGGGGGTGACGGCGGAGTTCAACCGCAACGTGCTGAAGGTGCTCAACCGCGAGCTGGGCGCGGACTTCGAGCCCGAGACCTTCGAACACCTGGCGCCCTTCGACGAGGAGAACGGCTGGGTGGAGATGCGGCTCATCTCCACGAGGGCGCAGGCGGTGAGGCTCCCGGCACTGGGGCGGTACGTGAACTTCGCCGAGGGCGAGGTGCTGCGCACGGAGGTGAGCTGCAAGTTCCGCCTGGAGCAGGTGGAGGCGGAGCTGGCCCAGGCGGGGCTGCGGCTGGAGGAGCGCTGGACGGACGCCGCGGGGGACTTCGCGCTCTCGCTGGCCCTCAAGCGCTGA
- a CDS encoding WD40/YVTN/BNR-like repeat-containing protein has protein sequence MRAALLLGVCGVLAGCGGPGSEWVRADGKTTNALEALHGTGPKDVWAVGELGTIIHWNGTAWSVKEAGTSVDLHAVWAVDQANAWAVGEQGVVLKWNGATWSRVDVGSKESLISVWASAPSDVWVVEDSYPYGDGLLHFDGREWKRRVSNARSQPMRVWGTGPSDVWVTLQRDGELMHWTGASWRTETLEIGSYPTCEELGAWGAGDLLVLCDVAYKKRVALKGTGGWKLLPMDEDTLDASYAWNGIWAAGSELWAVGNYGRVHRFDGKAWTEELGEDLDLPDLNDVWGSSGADVWAVGDEGLVIRRASAASP, from the coding sequence ATGCGCGCGGCCTTGCTGCTGGGGGTGTGCGGCGTGCTCGCGGGCTGCGGCGGGCCCGGGTCCGAGTGGGTGCGCGCCGACGGCAAGACGACGAACGCGCTCGAGGCGCTCCACGGCACGGGCCCGAAGGATGTCTGGGCGGTGGGGGAGCTCGGGACGATCATCCACTGGAACGGCACGGCCTGGTCCGTGAAGGAGGCGGGGACGAGCGTGGACCTGCACGCGGTGTGGGCGGTGGACCAGGCGAACGCGTGGGCCGTGGGCGAGCAGGGCGTGGTGTTGAAGTGGAACGGGGCGACCTGGTCGCGGGTGGACGTGGGGAGCAAGGAGAGCCTCATCAGTGTGTGGGCCAGCGCTCCGAGCGATGTGTGGGTGGTCGAGGACTCCTACCCGTATGGGGATGGGCTCCTGCACTTCGATGGAAGGGAGTGGAAGCGGCGAGTCTCCAACGCGAGGAGCCAGCCGATGCGCGTGTGGGGCACGGGTCCGAGCGATGTCTGGGTGACCCTGCAGCGCGACGGGGAGTTGATGCACTGGACGGGCGCGAGCTGGAGGACGGAGACCCTGGAGATTGGCTCGTACCCCACCTGTGAGGAGTTGGGAGCGTGGGGAGCCGGGGATCTGCTGGTCCTGTGCGATGTGGCCTACAAGAAGCGGGTGGCGCTCAAGGGCACGGGGGGCTGGAAGCTGCTGCCCATGGACGAAGACACCCTCGATGCCTCGTATGCCTGGAATGGCATCTGGGCCGCGGGGAGCGAGCTGTGGGCGGTGGGCAATTACGGGAGGGTCCATCGCTTCGACGGGAAGGCGTGGACGGAGGAGCTGGGTGAGGATCTGGACCTGCCTGACCTGAACGACGTGTGGGGCTCGAGCGGGGCGGATGTGTGGGCGGTGGGGGACGAGGGGCTGGTGATACGGAGGGCCTCGGCCGCGTCGCCTTGA
- the egtB gene encoding ergothioneine biosynthesis protein EgtB, which yields MRRTLEARRDAGQQEPRPWKTRALAELSAARARMLRMLEGLPEDALIRQHSPLMSPIVWDVVHVANQEERWLLRALGAPALTDAAFDALYDAFRHPRATRSQLPLLTPERALAYAARVREASLEWLERLPEDSDAPLLRGGFVHGMVAQHEQQHLETLAATLQLMTSHVYRPTARPRPSPGRAAQYEVFIPGGPVRLGSDAPWAYDNERPAHVVEVADFLMDSHPVTNGDYLVFVESGGYADARWWEPKGFEWIASEGIRHPLFWLPQEDGTWLRRRFGHVEPLPRDEPVQHVSWYEADAYARWAGKRLPTEAEWEKAAVGSDGRPRTYPWGDMRPSEAHANLGGDTWGPSPVGSYPAGQSADGVWGLLGDVWEWTSSTFDGYVGFNAFPYREYSEVFFGTDYRVLRGGAWASAPVAVRNSFRNWDYPIRRQIFAGFRCARGTR from the coding sequence ATGCGGAGAACCCTCGAGGCCCGTCGGGACGCGGGCCAGCAGGAGCCTCGTCCCTGGAAGACCCGGGCGCTCGCCGAGCTCTCCGCGGCGCGCGCGCGCATGCTGCGGATGCTCGAGGGCCTGCCCGAGGACGCCCTCATCCGCCAGCACTCACCCCTCATGTCCCCCATCGTCTGGGACGTGGTCCACGTGGCCAACCAGGAGGAGCGGTGGCTGCTGCGCGCGCTCGGCGCCCCGGCCCTCACCGACGCGGCCTTCGACGCCCTCTATGACGCCTTCCGCCACCCGCGCGCCACGCGCTCCCAGCTGCCACTGCTGACACCGGAGCGCGCCCTCGCCTACGCCGCGCGCGTGCGCGAGGCCTCGCTCGAGTGGCTCGAGCGGCTGCCGGAGGACTCGGACGCACCGCTGCTGCGCGGGGGCTTCGTCCACGGCATGGTGGCCCAGCACGAGCAGCAGCACCTGGAGACGCTCGCGGCCACGCTGCAGCTCATGACGAGCCACGTGTACCGGCCCACCGCGCGTCCCCGCCCGAGCCCCGGCCGCGCCGCGCAGTACGAGGTCTTCATCCCCGGCGGCCCGGTGCGCCTGGGCAGCGACGCACCGTGGGCCTACGACAACGAGCGCCCCGCGCACGTGGTGGAAGTCGCGGACTTCCTCATGGACTCGCACCCCGTCACCAATGGGGACTACCTCGTCTTCGTCGAGTCCGGGGGCTACGCGGACGCGCGCTGGTGGGAGCCCAAGGGCTTCGAGTGGATTGCCTCCGAGGGCATCCGCCACCCGCTCTTCTGGCTGCCGCAAGAGGACGGCACCTGGCTGCGGCGGCGCTTCGGCCACGTGGAGCCGCTGCCCCGGGACGAGCCCGTGCAGCACGTGTCCTGGTACGAGGCGGACGCCTACGCGCGCTGGGCCGGCAAGCGTCTGCCCACCGAGGCCGAGTGGGAGAAGGCCGCGGTGGGCTCGGACGGGAGGCCGCGCACGTACCCCTGGGGCGACATGCGGCCCTCGGAGGCGCACGCCAACCTCGGAGGAGACACGTGGGGCCCCTCGCCGGTGGGCAGCTACCCGGCGGGGCAGAGCGCGGACGGTGTCTGGGGATTGCTGGGCGATGTCTGGGAATGGACCTCCAGCACGTTCGACGGCTACGTGGGGTTCAACGCCTTTCCCTACCGTGAATATTCAGAGGTGTTCTTCGGGACGGACTACCGGGTCCTGAGGGGCGGAGCCTGGGCGAGTGCACCCGTGGCGGTGCGCAACAGCTTCCGCAATTGGGATTACCCCATCCGGCGGCAGATCTTCGCCGGCTTCCGGTGCGCGCGCGGCACGAGGTGA
- the ggt gene encoding gamma-glutamyltransferase — translation MRSHLFSASAALCLGLGCATAPALRPAPSPAPSPTATGRGGAAATVDARATSAAIEVLASGGNAVDAAVAAASVLGVTDPYSCGIGGGGFMVIYLARDERVVTVDHRETAPLALERSRLYENGAPIAFDELVTSGLSVGVPGTLMGWDEALHRFGTRSLADVLQPAIRVAEHGFDVDSTFFEQTRHNAPRFRDFTSSAALFLGPDGRPWPVGSTFKNPDLAKTYRLVAQGGVPVFYRGEIAQAIVSTVTQPPVTPGASRPVRPGVMRLEDLASYEALIRPPVTSTYRGYTFHGMGAPSSGSLTLALTFNLLEAYPPASMSRADFLHRYLEASRLAFADREAFMGDPAFTRVPAAGLVSPGYAARRRPALNASRASTSAAAPGNPLPFEAEHKETTHLTTSDAAGNIVSYTCTIESEGGNGMVVPGYGFLLNNEVTDFDLPPTVDAPHPNAPAPGKRPRSSMSPLIVSRDGVPVLALGSPGGATIITTVGQTLLNHLDFGMPIAEALAAPRVSQRNSPDHRSQAEPDFIDSPEADALGALGHAFTNVGHIGALTAIRFNADGTVTAAAEPLRRGGGSAQVVEPTR, via the coding sequence ATGCGAAGCCACCTCTTCTCCGCCAGTGCCGCGCTGTGTCTGGGTCTCGGTTGCGCCACCGCTCCGGCCCTCAGACCGGCTCCTTCTCCCGCCCCCTCGCCCACCGCCACCGGCCGCGGCGGCGCCGCCGCCACCGTCGACGCGCGCGCCACCTCCGCCGCCATCGAGGTGCTCGCCTCCGGTGGCAATGCCGTCGACGCCGCCGTGGCCGCCGCCAGCGTGCTCGGCGTCACCGACCCCTACTCCTGTGGCATCGGCGGCGGCGGCTTCATGGTCATCTACCTCGCCCGGGACGAGCGCGTCGTCACCGTGGACCACCGCGAGACGGCGCCCCTGGCCCTCGAGCGCTCGCGCCTCTACGAGAACGGCGCCCCCATTGCCTTCGACGAGCTCGTCACCAGCGGCCTGTCCGTCGGCGTGCCCGGCACCCTGATGGGTTGGGACGAGGCCCTGCACCGCTTCGGCACCCGCTCGCTCGCCGACGTCCTCCAGCCCGCCATCCGCGTCGCCGAGCACGGCTTCGACGTCGACTCCACCTTCTTCGAGCAGACGCGCCACAACGCCCCGCGCTTCCGCGACTTCACCAGCTCGGCCGCCCTCTTCCTCGGCCCGGATGGACGGCCCTGGCCCGTCGGCTCCACCTTCAAGAACCCCGACCTGGCGAAAACCTACCGGCTCGTCGCCCAGGGCGGTGTCCCCGTCTTCTACCGGGGGGAGATCGCCCAGGCCATCGTCTCCACCGTCACCCAGCCGCCCGTCACCCCCGGCGCCTCGCGCCCCGTGCGCCCCGGTGTGATGCGGCTGGAGGACCTCGCGAGCTACGAGGCCCTCATCCGTCCTCCCGTGACGAGCACCTACCGCGGCTACACCTTCCACGGCATGGGCGCCCCCAGCAGCGGAAGCCTCACGCTCGCGCTCACCTTCAACCTGCTCGAGGCCTACCCACCAGCCTCCATGTCCCGCGCCGACTTCCTCCACCGCTACCTGGAGGCCTCGCGCCTGGCCTTCGCGGACCGCGAGGCCTTCATGGGGGACCCCGCCTTCACCCGCGTGCCCGCGGCCGGCCTCGTGTCGCCCGGCTACGCCGCCCGGCGGCGCCCGGCGCTCAACGCGTCCCGGGCCTCCACCTCCGCCGCCGCTCCTGGGAATCCGCTCCCCTTCGAGGCCGAGCACAAGGAGACCACGCACCTCACCACCTCGGACGCCGCGGGCAACATCGTCTCGTACACGTGCACCATCGAGAGCGAGGGCGGCAACGGCATGGTCGTCCCCGGCTACGGCTTCCTCCTCAACAACGAGGTGACGGACTTCGACCTGCCGCCCACCGTGGACGCGCCCCACCCCAACGCGCCCGCCCCCGGCAAGCGGCCCCGCAGCAGCATGAGCCCCCTCATCGTGTCCAGGGACGGAGTGCCCGTGCTCGCGCTCGGCAGCCCCGGCGGCGCCACCATCATCACCACCGTGGGCCAGACGCTCCTCAACCACCTGGACTTCGGCATGCCCATCGCCGAGGCGCTCGCGGCGCCACGCGTGTCCCAGCGCAACTCGCCCGACCACAGGAGCCAGGCCGAGCCCGACTTCATCGACTCGCCCGAGGCCGACGCGCTCGGCGCGCTCGGTCATGCGTTCACCAACGTGGGCCACATCGGCGCGCTCACCGCCATCCGCTTCAACGCCGATGGCACCGTCACCGCCGCCGCCGAGCCCCTGCGCCGCGGCGGCGGCAGTGCGCAAGTGGTCGAGCCAACGCGCTGA
- a CDS encoding RNA polymerase sigma factor codes for MALPQLAPAPTAGPPLPSFQQVYAECAPFVWRTLRRLGVREADLEDVCQEAFVVVHRRLPEFDGSAALRTWLFGISLRVASDYRRRAHIRRETAVSEVPEGTLPPEQVEVVARRQARALLERILEELDEDKRAVFVLFELEQWPMAEVAQAVGCPLQTAYARLYAARERVKEAVARARGGES; via the coding sequence ATGGCACTTCCGCAACTGGCACCGGCACCGACGGCGGGGCCGCCCCTTCCGAGCTTCCAGCAGGTCTACGCCGAGTGTGCGCCGTTCGTCTGGCGCACGCTGAGGCGGCTGGGCGTGAGGGAGGCGGACCTGGAGGACGTGTGCCAGGAGGCGTTCGTGGTGGTGCACCGGAGGCTGCCGGAGTTCGACGGGAGCGCGGCGCTGCGCACGTGGCTGTTCGGCATCAGCCTGAGGGTGGCGTCGGACTACCGGAGGAGGGCGCACATCCGGCGGGAGACGGCGGTGTCGGAGGTGCCGGAGGGGACGCTGCCGCCGGAGCAGGTGGAGGTGGTGGCGAGGAGGCAGGCCCGGGCGCTGCTGGAGCGGATCCTCGAGGAGCTGGACGAGGACAAGCGGGCGGTGTTCGTGCTGTTCGAGCTGGAGCAGTGGCCGATGGCGGAGGTGGCGCAGGCGGTGGGGTGTCCGCTGCAGACGGCGTACGCGAGGCTGTACGCGGCGCGGGAGCGGGTGAAGGAGGCGGTGGCGAGGGCGAGAGGAGGCGAGTCATGA
- a CDS encoding site-2 protease family protein, translated as MSAAFRIATLRGIPIRVHFTFLLVLPFLAWLFGQAFRNAADAADVPPERLMGSPILWGLGLAVALFLSVLVHELAHSFYALRKGGQVSDITLMMIGGVSRITRMPDGPRQEALMAAAGPATSLGLGFLFLAVYALLAGAHSFNLRFAFFYLGYLNVFLGLFNLLPAFPMDGGRVLRALLSNRLGRVRATRVAGFVGKAFAVLFGVLGLLSGNFLLLFIAFFVFMGAEGESREVLMQSQLTRVRVGELMVARMASVEADATLEEVVTRMQAERRRALPVLENGTVVGLVTLAAVRQVPAQQRARVRARQVALPVPTLTPESTAWDALREMGQRRLPQLPVVRDGALVGTLTQDDVMRGLELREFEDSQPRGPWGLGPRESPT; from the coding sequence GTGAGCGCAGCCTTCCGAATCGCCACCCTGCGGGGCATCCCCATCCGGGTGCACTTCACCTTCCTCCTGGTGCTGCCCTTCCTCGCCTGGCTCTTCGGTCAGGCCTTCCGCAACGCCGCCGACGCCGCCGACGTCCCCCCCGAGCGCCTCATGGGCTCTCCCATCCTCTGGGGCCTGGGACTCGCCGTCGCCCTCTTCCTCTCCGTCCTCGTGCACGAGCTGGCCCACTCCTTCTACGCCCTGCGCAAGGGCGGCCAGGTCTCCGACATCACCCTCATGATGATCGGCGGCGTCTCGCGCATCACCCGCATGCCCGACGGCCCCCGCCAGGAGGCCCTCATGGCCGCCGCCGGCCCCGCCACCAGTCTGGGGTTGGGCTTCCTCTTCCTCGCCGTGTACGCGCTGCTGGCCGGCGCCCACTCCTTCAACCTGCGCTTCGCCTTCTTCTACCTCGGCTACCTCAACGTCTTCCTCGGCCTCTTCAACCTGCTGCCCGCCTTCCCCATGGATGGCGGCCGCGTCCTGCGCGCCCTGCTGTCCAACCGGCTCGGCCGCGTGCGCGCCACCCGGGTGGCCGGCTTCGTCGGCAAGGCCTTCGCCGTGCTCTTCGGCGTGCTCGGCCTGCTCAGCGGCAACTTCCTCCTCCTCTTCATCGCCTTCTTCGTCTTCATGGGCGCCGAGGGCGAGTCGCGCGAGGTGCTCATGCAGTCGCAGCTCACCCGGGTCCGCGTGGGCGAGCTGATGGTGGCACGCATGGCCTCGGTGGAAGCGGACGCCACGCTGGAGGAGGTGGTCACGCGCATGCAGGCCGAGCGCCGGCGTGCCCTGCCGGTGCTGGAGAACGGGACGGTGGTGGGGCTGGTGACGTTGGCGGCCGTGCGGCAGGTGCCCGCCCAGCAGCGCGCCCGGGTGCGCGCGCGGCAGGTGGCACTGCCCGTGCCCACCCTCACCCCCGAGTCCACCGCCTGGGATGCCCTGCGCGAGATGGGCCAGCGCCGGCTGCCCCAGCTTCCCGTCGTCCGCGACGGCGCCCTCGTGGGCACCCTCACCCAGGACGACGTGATGCGGGGCCTGGAGCTGCGCGAGTTCGAGGACTCCCAACCGCGGGGCCCCTGGGGACTCGGCCCGCGCGAGTCGCCCACCTGA
- a CDS encoding CBS domain-containing protein gives MARKIHEVMTRDVEVINPNDTLRDAAEKMRSLNVGPLPVCDGQRILGMITDRDIVVRAIALGRDPNTTQVADAMSPGIEYCFDDDDVDGVLERMRDKQIRRVIVVDRNKKLVGIVAIGDLSGEVSERKVGEALEGISEPSSPNI, from the coding sequence ATGGCCAGGAAGATTCATGAAGTGATGACTCGCGACGTGGAGGTCATCAACCCCAACGACACCCTCCGCGACGCCGCCGAGAAGATGCGCAGCCTCAACGTCGGCCCCCTCCCCGTCTGTGACGGCCAGCGAATCCTGGGAATGATTACCGATCGCGACATCGTCGTGCGCGCCATCGCCCTGGGACGCGACCCCAACACCACCCAGGTCGCCGACGCGATGAGCCCCGGCATCGAGTACTGCTTCGACGACGATGACGTCGACGGCGTGCTCGAGCGCATGCGCGACAAGCAGATCCGCCGCGTCATCGTGGTGGACCGCAACAAGAAGCTCGTCGGCATCGTCGCCATCGGCGACCTGTCCGGCGAGGTCAGCGAGCGCAAGGTGGGCGAGGCCCTCGAGGGCATCTCCGAGCCCTCCAGCCCCAACATCTGA